In a single window of the Gossypium hirsutum isolate 1008001.06 chromosome D02, Gossypium_hirsutum_v2.1, whole genome shotgun sequence genome:
- the LOC107927659 gene encoding organelle RRM domain-containing protein 2, mitochondrial isoform X1: MTVLWSSSSISPPLPSLQPPIPSTITSKCSISNPYIPKTFRLGFPYLTHQPLCCSYSTSQSEPSTSPSTGVFIKGLPQSTAEGRLKKVFSQFGEVKQVHVVRERVSKQSLGSAFVWFDNEESVQLAVNELNGKFFDGRFVSVKIAVPGLSKKRGRTTQYKF, encoded by the exons aTGACAGTACTTtggtcatcttcttcaatttcacCACCACTTCCCTCCCTTCAACCTCCAATACCCTCCACAATCACCTCAAAATGCTCAATCTCCAATCCCTATATCCCCAAAACCTTTAGACTAGGCTTCCCATATTTGACCCATCAACCCCTTTGCTGTTCTTACTCCACTTCTCAATCAGAACCTTCTACTTCTCCTTCCACTGGGGTTTTCATCAAAG GATTGCCTCAGTCAACAGCTGAAGGACGTCTCAAGAAAGTGTTTTCACAGTTTGGGGAGGTTAAACAAG TCCATGTTGTGAGGGAAAGAGTATCCAAGCAGTCTCTAGGATCCGCTTTCGTTTGGTTTGATAACGAAGAGTCTGTGCAACTAGCCGTTAACGAGTTGAATGGGAAG TTTTTCGATGGCAGGTTCGTTTCAGTTAAAATTGCTGTTCCTGGATTGTCGAAGAAACGGGGAAGGACAACACAGTACAAGTTCTAA
- the LOC107927659 gene encoding organelle RRM domain-containing protein 2, mitochondrial isoform X2, translating to MTVLWSSSSISPPLPSLQPPIPSTITSKCSISNPYIPKTFRLGFPYLTHQPLCCSYSTSQSEPSTSPSTGVFIKGLPQSTAEGRLKKVFSQFGEVKQVHVVRERVSKQSLGSAFVWFDNEESVQLAVNELNGKVRFS from the exons aTGACAGTACTTtggtcatcttcttcaatttcacCACCACTTCCCTCCCTTCAACCTCCAATACCCTCCACAATCACCTCAAAATGCTCAATCTCCAATCCCTATATCCCCAAAACCTTTAGACTAGGCTTCCCATATTTGACCCATCAACCCCTTTGCTGTTCTTACTCCACTTCTCAATCAGAACCTTCTACTTCTCCTTCCACTGGGGTTTTCATCAAAG GATTGCCTCAGTCAACAGCTGAAGGACGTCTCAAGAAAGTGTTTTCACAGTTTGGGGAGGTTAAACAAG TCCATGTTGTGAGGGAAAGAGTATCCAAGCAGTCTCTAGGATCCGCTTTCGTTTGGTTTGATAACGAAGAGTCTGTGCAACTAGCCGTTAACGAGTTGAATGGGAAG GTTCGTTTCAGTTAA